The Pocillopora verrucosa isolate sample1 chromosome 2, ASM3666991v2, whole genome shotgun sequence genome has a segment encoding these proteins:
- the LOC131772140 gene encoding tubulin-specific chaperone E, translating to MADEVIGKRVICEGFRGVIKYVGEVPPTSGEWYGIEWDDPDRGKHDGTHEGVKYFECRHPKSGSFVRPKKVDFGISIIDALKEQYGLGGDGINPEDMYVISGKNKKKPVEMVGADSIQEKQSNYKELTVVSLRGMEVGGPDKESEFYTIAPLVSEFDLSGTLISSWSDVALITKNLHQLQTIHLNENFLKLPQNPEQLMPSFSTVSVMFLNRMRLQWNEVEVIVSMMPSLKELHACHNCLNNLREKDGQLTQLQALQNIELLNLEGNRLSDWKTILRLGHLPRLKCLILNDNGIKSVELGNKVQDRTDGVPLFSSLESLSLSNNIITELQSINELNHLPSLNGLRFKGNPLFQDETTFESRQELLARVPSLTSLNGSPVNSKEREIAERAYLKKYATSWVNAGGMPGKGEKSVLKPEFIEAHPRYEELVKVHGVPSEAERNHSSSKTLKDSLISVTITCPDAPDKKSVTKKLPGTMTIGKVKGLLYRLFKVDSSDQKLSSVDSKLGREVDLDDDLRQLTFYSVQSGDTIYLRW from the exons ATGGCAGATGAAGTTATAGGTAAAAGAGTGATCTGCGAGGGATTTCGCGGAGTAATAAAATATGTCGGGGAAGTTCCTCCTACCTCAG GTGAGTGGTATGGTATTGAATGGGATGATCCGGATAGAGGCAAACATGATGGAACACATGAAGgggtgaaatattttgaatgcaG GCATCCAAAGAGTGGCTCCTTTGTCAGACCAAAGAAAGTAGACTTTGGTATCAGCATCATAGATGCTCTAAAGGAACAGTATGGGCTGGGTGGGGATGGAATCAACCCAGAGGACATGTATGTCATAAGCGGTAAGAACAAGAAAAAGCCTGTAGAGATGGTTGGCGCAGATTCTATTCAGGAAAAACAAAG CAACTACAAGGAACTAACGGTGGTTAGTCTACGAGGAATGGAAGTTGGTGGACCAGATAAAGAGAGTGAATTTTACACAATAGCACCAC TCGTATCCGAGTTTGACCTGTCTGGTACTCTTATATCGTCATGGAGTGATGTTgctttaataacaaaaaatttacacCAACTACAGACAATTCATCTTAA tgaaaattttctaaaattacCTCAAAACCCTGAACAGCTGATGCCATCATTTAGCACAGTATCAGTCATGTTTCTCAACAGAATGAGGCTTCAATGGAATGAG GTAGAAGTTATTGTAAGCATGATGCCCTCACTTAAAGAGCTTCATGCTTGTCACAACTGCTTGAACAATCTGAG gGAAAAAGATGGTCAACTTACTCAGCTGCAAGCACTCCAGAATATAGAACTTCTCAACCTAGAGGGAAACAGGCTATCAGATTGGAAAACGATTTTGAGACTAGGGCATTTACCAAG actgaAATGTCTTATTTTAAATGACAATGGCATAAAGAGTGTTGAATTGGGAAACAAGGTCCAAG ACAGGACAGATGGTGTTCCTCTCTTCTCTTCATTAGAATCTCTCTCCTTAAGCAACAACATAATAACTGAG CTACAAAGTATCAACGAGTTGAATCACCTTCCTTCATTGAATGGTTTACGCTTCAAAGGGAATCCTCTCTTTCAAG atGAAACCACGTTCGAAAGTCGTCAAGAACTGCTGGCACGTGTTCCTTCGCTAACATCCCTCAATGGAAGCCCG GTGAAttctaaagaaagagaaatagcAGAGCGAGCGTATTTGAAGAAATACGCTACTTCATGGGTTAACGCCGGTGGAATGCCTGGGAAAGGAGAGAAAAGTGTGCTAAAACCTGAATTTATCGAAGCTCACCCTAGATATGAAGAACTCGTTAAAG TTCACGGTGTTCCTTCTGAAGCTGAAAGAAACCATTCCTCGTCAAAGACTCTGAAAGACTCTTTAATTT CTGTGACAATTACATGCCCTGATGCCCCTGATAAAAAGTCTGTCACAAAGAAATTACCTG GAACTATGACAATCGGAAAAGTCAAAGGATTACTTTATCGATTGTTCAAGGTGGATAGCTCTGATCAGAAGTTGTCTTCGGTAGACAGCAAA cTGGGTCGGGAGGTGGATTTAGATGATGACCTCCGACAACTTACGTTTTATTCTGTGCAAAGTGGAGACACTATCTATCTTCGGTGGTGA